Proteins from a single region of Desulfovibrio sp.:
- a CDS encoding CoA-binding protein produces MQDHTELRRLLEQARRIAIVGAKDKPGQAVDRVGRYLLDAGYEVYPVHPVRATVWGLTAYPNLAALPCPVDIINLFRAPEYCPGHAREVLALPWRPSLFWMQLGIRSPEARALLNSTDITVVEDACIMVEHARLLPNAAKTQG; encoded by the coding sequence ATGCAGGATCATACTGAATTGCGCAGGCTGCTTGAGCAGGCGCGGCGCATTGCCATAGTGGGCGCCAAGGACAAACCTGGCCAGGCCGTTGACCGCGTGGGCCGCTACCTTCTGGACGCGGGCTACGAGGTCTACCCTGTGCACCCCGTGCGCGCGACGGTATGGGGCCTCACGGCCTACCCCAATCTTGCGGCCCTGCCCTGCCCCGTGGACATCATCAACCTTTTTCGCGCTCCAGAGTATTGCCCGGGTCACGCCCGCGAAGTACTGGCCTTACCCTGGCGGCCTTCACTTTTCTGGATGCAACTGGGCATACGGTCGCCCGAAGCACGCGCGCTGCTGAACTCCACAGACATCACCGTGGTTGAAGACGCCTGCATCATGGTGGAACACGCCCGCCTGCTGCCCAACGCTGCCAAGACTCAAGGATAA
- a CDS encoding YkgJ family cysteine cluster protein, which translates to MPVAPETVFDCRMCGHCCEGRGGIVVSPTDLARLAAHMGQSPESVVERYCYHVGGKLKIRSGSDGYCVFFKQGQGCGVHGGKPAICRAWPFFRGNIEDSASLSMAKEFCPGIRPETRHADFAQAGRDYLLQNGLLANDSSCEANALILK; encoded by the coding sequence ATGCCTGTTGCACCGGAGACTGTTTTCGATTGCCGCATGTGCGGCCATTGCTGCGAAGGCCGCGGCGGTATTGTGGTCAGCCCCACCGACCTTGCGCGCCTGGCTGCCCACATGGGCCAGAGCCCGGAAAGCGTTGTTGAGCGTTACTGCTACCATGTCGGGGGCAAGCTGAAGATACGCAGCGGTTCCGACGGCTACTGCGTCTTTTTCAAACAGGGGCAAGGCTGCGGCGTACACGGGGGCAAACCCGCCATATGCCGCGCATGGCCTTTCTTTCGCGGCAACATTGAAGATTCCGCGAGTCTTTCCATGGCCAAGGAGTTCTGCCCCGGCATCCGCCCGGAAACCCGGCACGCCGACTTTGCCCAGGCCGGGCGCGACTATCTGCTGCAAAATGGCCTGCTGGCCAATGACAGCAGTTGCGAAGCCAACGCCCTTATCCTCAAGTAA
- a CDS encoding J domain-containing protein translates to MRRRTRQISLKECYAILKLEKNADLAAVKRAYRRRAFELHPDLNPGNAEASRDFQLLNEAYVALSGILTHEDEVRKKSEARQEARQEARQEARKNKKESAGTKDSDPADAKQENKGTSQPPPSGEETAKAPGSQEKKQDTGQADTAQGGQNGAEGKAAAGEQAENSRADTAGTAYAEQDVLRDLLNDPFARRVFEDIYSELNKQQAEKAQQEEPRQQEAESAPQNRAKPKAAKVKKNAALHKENLAGSTATWSSEMARGVTGMVKDWLRRQIDEEQSLTLPASNLAPGCRVRLQIRQGLQAELKTVEITLPPDFSVGRPVRLRGLGKRVGPWQGDLYLTLYTE, encoded by the coding sequence ATGCGACGCCGCACCCGCCAGATATCGCTCAAGGAATGCTACGCCATTCTCAAACTTGAGAAAAACGCCGACCTTGCTGCTGTAAAAAGGGCTTACCGCAGGCGCGCCTTTGAACTGCACCCCGACCTGAACCCCGGAAACGCCGAGGCCAGCCGGGATTTTCAGTTGCTTAACGAGGCCTATGTCGCTCTTTCCGGCATTCTCACACATGAGGATGAGGTAAGAAAAAAGAGCGAAGCGCGCCAGGAAGCGCGGCAAGAAGCTCGCCAGGAAGCGCGCAAAAACAAAAAGGAAAGCGCGGGCACCAAAGACTCTGACCCGGCCGATGCCAAACAGGAAAACAAAGGTACGTCCCAGCCCCCGCCCTCCGGCGAAGAAACCGCAAAAGCCCCTGGAAGCCAGGAAAAGAAGCAAGACACCGGGCAGGCAGACACGGCGCAAGGCGGTCAGAACGGCGCAGAGGGTAAAGCCGCTGCCGGGGAGCAGGCCGAAAATTCCCGCGCCGACACTGCGGGAACGGCATATGCCGAGCAGGACGTGCTGCGCGATCTGCTCAATGATCCTTTTGCCCGCCGTGTTTTTGAAGATATTTACAGCGAACTGAACAAGCAGCAGGCAGAGAAAGCGCAGCAGGAAGAACCGCGACAGCAGGAGGCGGAATCCGCCCCGCAAAATCGCGCAAAGCCCAAGGCGGCAAAAGTAAAGAAAAACGCCGCGCTGCATAAAGAGAATCTGGCCGGGAGCACCGCCACATGGTCTTCTGAAATGGCCCGTGGCGTCACCGGCATGGTCAAGGACTGGCTGCGCCGCCAGATTGACGAGGAACAAAGCCTTACCCTGCCCGCAAGCAATCTTGCGCCGGGTTGCCGTGTGCGCCTGCAGATCCGCCAGGGGCTCCAGGCAGAGCTCAAAACTGTTGAAATAACCCTGCCGCCGGATTTTTCTGTGGGCAGGCCCGTTCGCCTGCGCGGTCTGGGCAAGCGCGTGGGGCCATGGCAAGGCGACCTTTACCTGACGCTGTATACTGAATAG
- the cycA gene encoding D-serine/D-alanine/glycine transporter — protein sequence MSEIPTPPVGQEESHTLKRGLSQRHIQLIAIGGAIGTGLFMGSGKTINLAGPSIIFVYAIIGAFLYLVMRAMGELLLSNLKYKSFTDMAEDIVGPWAGFFVGWTYWFCWIVTGTADVIAIASYFHFWFPTLSVWIPSILFVLLIMILNLVSVNLFGEMEFWFASIKIVAIVAIILAGIAMVMTGFTSSVSGHAASVSNLWEYGGWFPKGAFGFFAGFQIAMFAFVGIELIGTTAAEAKDPEVNLPKAINTIPFRIVFFYVFALVAIMCITPWSDINPETSPFVHTFVAVGIPAAASIVNFVVLTSAASSANSGIYSTSRMLYGLSLVGVAPKAFGRLSSSRVPANGLLFSCLCLLIGASMLIIMPTIMAAFTVMTTISSVCFIFVWSMILYSYVVYRKRHPERHETSKFKLPGGVFSCWICWIFFAVVLVLLTFEADTRMAMFTTPIWFIILGIGYFMSHKNHVSKR from the coding sequence ATGAGCGAGATCCCCACACCCCCCGTGGGACAAGAAGAATCGCACACTCTCAAGCGTGGACTAAGTCAAAGGCACATTCAGCTCATAGCCATTGGCGGCGCCATTGGTACGGGTCTGTTCATGGGCTCCGGCAAAACCATCAACCTTGCCGGCCCATCAATCATTTTCGTCTATGCCATTATCGGGGCATTCCTGTATCTCGTTATGCGGGCCATGGGCGAACTGCTACTCTCCAACCTTAAATACAAATCCTTTACCGACATGGCGGAGGATATCGTAGGCCCCTGGGCAGGATTTTTTGTCGGCTGGACATACTGGTTCTGCTGGATTGTCACAGGTACGGCGGACGTTATCGCCATTGCCTCGTACTTTCATTTCTGGTTCCCGACCCTATCCGTATGGATTCCTTCCATCCTCTTTGTATTGCTGATCATGATTCTTAACCTTGTTTCGGTGAATCTGTTCGGCGAAATGGAGTTCTGGTTCGCTTCCATCAAGATTGTGGCCATCGTAGCCATCATTCTTGCCGGAATCGCAATGGTGATGACGGGCTTCACATCCTCGGTGTCGGGACACGCGGCTTCTGTGTCCAACCTTTGGGAATATGGAGGATGGTTCCCCAAGGGGGCTTTCGGCTTCTTTGCGGGCTTCCAGATAGCAATGTTCGCCTTTGTGGGCATTGAGCTTATCGGTACCACGGCCGCCGAGGCCAAAGACCCCGAAGTCAACCTGCCCAAGGCCATCAACACCATCCCCTTCCGTATCGTGTTCTTTTACGTGTTCGCCCTGGTGGCCATCATGTGCATCACGCCGTGGTCGGACATTAACCCCGAAACCAGCCCCTTTGTGCACACCTTTGTGGCAGTGGGCATTCCTGCTGCGGCGAGCATCGTCAACTTTGTGGTGCTGACATCGGCGGCGTCCTCGGCCAACAGCGGCATTTACTCCACAAGCCGCATGCTCTACGGCCTCTCGCTGGTGGGCGTTGCTCCCAAGGCCTTCGGGCGGCTCTCTTCAAGCAGGGTGCCGGCCAACGGCCTGCTGTTCTCCTGCCTCTGCCTGCTGATCGGCGCGTCCATGCTCATTATCATGCCCACCATCATGGCGGCCTTTACCGTCATGACGACCATCTCGTCGGTCTGCTTCATATTCGTGTGGTCCATGATTCTGTATTCCTACGTGGTGTACCGCAAGCGTCACCCCGAACGTCATGAGACCTCAAAGTTCAAGCTCCCCGGCGGAGTCTTCTCCTGCTGGATATGCTGGATATTCTTTGCTGTGGTGCTCGTGCTGCTGACATTTGAGGCCGACACCCGCATGGCCATGTTCACCACGCCCATTTGGTTCATTATTCTTGGCATTGGCTACTTCATGAGCCACAAGAACCACGTCAGCAAGCGGTAA
- the panD gene encoding aspartate 1-decarboxylase gives MLKILRAKLHGIRVTQCALDYHGSITLDPEVCKLAGIMPLEFVYIWNKNSGQRISTYVIYGEAGSRCCILNGAAARTCQIGDEVIIGAFEYVAGPQDICQREPIVLTFDAQNNIEERLRYVVAQDGDDMAFSIVPDPL, from the coding sequence ATGCTCAAGATTCTACGCGCCAAGCTGCACGGCATTCGGGTTACCCAATGCGCGCTCGACTATCACGGCTCCATTACCCTTGATCCCGAGGTGTGCAAGCTGGCGGGCATCATGCCGCTTGAATTTGTGTACATATGGAACAAAAACAGCGGGCAGCGCATATCCACCTATGTTATTTACGGCGAGGCCGGGTCGCGCTGCTGCATCCTCAACGGCGCCGCAGCCCGCACCTGCCAGATAGGGGATGAGGTCATCATCGGCGCATTCGAGTACGTGGCCGGCCCGCAGGACATCTGCCAGCGCGAACCCATTGTGCTGACCTTTGATGCCCAGAACAATATTGAAGAGCGGCTGCGCTATGTGGTTGCGCAGGATGGCGATGATATGGCCTTCAGCATTGTGCCTGACCCCTTGTAA
- a CDS encoding DMT family transporter, with amino-acid sequence MAPPPVQERTSQKAAAPEALPAVSQPTAEPGNALHRALFRAHAATLLFGVSGLFGRLCQCSASVLVCGRAGFAVAALALVGVKKGQIPWHGLNTSELLGLMITGVLLAAHYVTFFMGIQVGGVAVGTLGFACFPAFTMLFESMAFRERPSRRELQCLALVTLGLVCTAPSFSLAHDGTAGLLLGVMSGLAYALVTIANRRFAAHLPSLQTTWWQNVVTVVFLLPFTWWQFAEVRALDWLWIACLGLLCSALAYVLFIGSLTVLKARQAALIITLEPVYAIVAAWIVLGDVPGPRIIVGGVLILGSVLVLNRR; translated from the coding sequence ATGGCACCTCCCCCTGTTCAAGAACGTACATCGCAGAAGGCTGCCGCGCCCGAGGCACTACCAGCAGTTTCACAACCAACAGCAGAGCCCGGCAATGCCTTGCACCGCGCGCTGTTCCGCGCCCATGCGGCCACGCTGCTTTTTGGCGTATCCGGCCTGTTTGGCAGGTTATGCCAATGTTCGGCATCAGTGCTCGTGTGCGGCAGAGCTGGTTTTGCCGTGGCTGCCCTTGCCCTGGTGGGCGTGAAAAAAGGGCAGATACCCTGGCACGGTCTCAATACAAGCGAACTGCTGGGCCTCATGATAACCGGTGTGCTGCTTGCCGCCCATTATGTGACGTTTTTTATGGGCATTCAGGTCGGCGGGGTCGCGGTGGGCACCTTGGGCTTCGCCTGCTTTCCCGCATTTACCATGCTTTTTGAGTCCATGGCGTTCAGGGAGCGCCCGAGCAGAAGGGAACTGCAATGTCTGGCCCTTGTTACACTGGGGCTTGTGTGTACCGCGCCCTCTTTTTCCCTGGCCCATGACGGCACGGCTGGCCTCTTGCTGGGGGTGATGTCCGGGCTTGCCTACGCGCTTGTGACCATTGCCAACCGCCGTTTTGCCGCGCATTTGCCCAGCCTGCAAACCACATGGTGGCAAAATGTGGTCACTGTTGTTTTTCTTTTGCCTTTCACATGGTGGCAGTTCGCCGAGGTACGGGCCCTGGACTGGTTGTGGATCGCCTGCCTGGGCCTTTTGTGTTCCGCATTGGCCTATGTTCTTTTTATCGGCAGCCTCACGGTGCTCAAGGCGCGGCAGGCAGCGCTCATCATTACCCTGGAACCTGTGTACGCCATTGTGGCCGCATGGATTGTGCTTGGCGACGTGCCCGGCCCGCGCATCATCGTGGGTGGCGTGCTTATTCTTGGCTCGGTTCTGGTGCTGAACAGGCGCTGA
- the dapB gene encoding 4-hydroxy-tetrahydrodipicolinate reductase, with the protein MSTSIIVVGANGRMGRTISQLVDAEPAFNLAGMVDSKEHVGKLAGSPCPVGDSLAAVLPQAPGAVTIDFTAPAVSLQSARTVAESGRALVIGTTGFTDAEKDELRELAKRAPIFWSSNMSIGINVLYKILPELTRALGDTYDIEMVELHHNHKKDSPSGTALTLGECLADARGWKLNDVRCSSRDGIIGERPKAQIGIQAIRGGDVVGVHTVYFMGPGERIEVTHQAHSRENFAQGALRAAAWLAGQKPGKLYSMQDTF; encoded by the coding sequence CATCATCGTGGTAGGGGCTAACGGACGCATGGGCAGAACCATCAGCCAACTCGTAGACGCAGAACCGGCGTTCAACCTTGCCGGTATGGTGGACAGCAAAGAGCATGTGGGAAAGCTCGCTGGATCGCCGTGCCCCGTGGGGGACAGCCTGGCGGCCGTGCTGCCTCAGGCTCCGGGGGCGGTAACCATCGACTTTACCGCGCCAGCCGTGAGCCTGCAGTCGGCGCGCACCGTGGCTGAAAGCGGCCGCGCCCTCGTTATCGGCACCACGGGCTTTACGGATGCAGAAAAGGACGAACTGCGGGAACTGGCAAAGCGCGCGCCCATTTTCTGGTCGTCCAACATGAGCATCGGCATTAACGTGCTCTACAAGATTCTGCCGGAACTGACCCGCGCCCTGGGCGATACGTACGACATTGAAATGGTGGAACTGCACCACAACCACAAAAAGGACAGCCCCAGCGGCACGGCTCTGACTCTGGGCGAATGCCTGGCCGACGCGCGCGGCTGGAAGCTTAACGATGTGCGCTGCTCATCCCGCGACGGCATCATCGGCGAAAGGCCCAAGGCGCAGATAGGTATTCAGGCCATTCGCGGCGGTGATGTGGTGGGCGTGCACACAGTGTATTTTATGGGGCCTGGCGAACGCATTGAAGTCACCCATCAGGCCCATTCGCGTGAAAATTTCGCGCAGGGCGCGCTGCGTGCCGCCGCATGGCTGGCCGGGCAAAAGCCGGGGAAACTGTACAGCATGCAGGACACGTTTTAG